The Carassius carassius chromosome 2, fCarCar2.1, whole genome shotgun sequence genome has a segment encoding these proteins:
- the LOC132095714 gene encoding uncharacterized protein LOC132095714 codes for MGKSRVAPLKQTTIPRMELTAAVVAVNTDKMLKDELELELLESVFWTDSTTVLRYIDNEGLRFKTFVANRIAVIRESTRPQQWRYVNTSMNPADCASRGLTCEKFMKNMSWIHCPSFLKEPENKWPETNHDLSTKMDDSEVKHLASVNLVCAVDGTDAVNNLINYYSDWYKLKRAVAWILRFKELIIQRSKTAKDKEVQICETKPTAENCKALTIKIRAKAVEQKMSELPHDRIMPDQPPFTNVGVDYFGPFEERAGVNHEK; via the exons ATGGGGAAGTCACGTGTGGCGCCGTTGAAGCAGACCACCATTCCACGTATGGAGTTGACTGCTGCAGTTGTTGCTGTTAACACAGACAAAATGCTGAAAGATGAACTGGAACTGGAATTGCTTGAATCTGTATTTTGGACTGATAGTACCACTGTTTTGAGATATATTGACAATGAAGGTCTGCGTTTCAAAACGTTTGTGGCCAACAGGATTGCCGTTATAAGGGAGTCGACCAGACCACAACAGTGGAGGTACGTCAACACCTCAATGAACCCAGCTGATTGTGCATCCAGAGGACTTACTTGTGAAAAGTTCATGAAAAACATGAGTTGGATCCACTGTCCTTCTTTTCTCAAAGAACCAGAGAATAAGTGGCCTGAAACAAATCATGACTTATCAACaaaaatggatgacagtgaggttAAACACTTAGCTTCAGTGAACCTTGTGTGTGCAGTGGATGGCACAGATGCTGTGAACAATTTGATCAATTATTACTCTGATTGGTACAAATTAAAGAGAGCTGTGGCATGGATCCTTCGTTTTAAGGAGCTAATTATACAGCGCAGCAAAACAGCCAAAGACAAAGAAGTTCAGATTTGTGAGACAAAACCCACAGCAGAAAACTGCAAAGCTCTAACAAT AAAGATTAGAGCAAAGGCTGTAGAGCAGAAGATGTCAGAGCTGCCACATGACAGAATAATGCCAGATCAACCACCCTTCACCAATGTTGGAGTAGACTACTTTGGACCGTTTGAA GAGAGGGCAGGTGTCAATCATGAGAAGTGA